The Plectropomus leopardus isolate mb chromosome 22, YSFRI_Pleo_2.0, whole genome shotgun sequence genome includes a window with the following:
- the tspan11 gene encoding tetraspanin-11 produces the protein MSAVYKDDQEDWLTVCLKYLLFVFNFLFWVGGAAVLGVGVWTLVEKSDYLSLLASSTFAVSAYILILAGSLVVVTGFLGCCAVIREQKSCLSTYFFCLLLIFLIELVAGVLAYVYYQRLSEELKQHLNQTMSENYAQPGREAITLAVDRLQQDFKCCGSNNSHDWMASVYISSKQAEGRMVPDSCCKTITPHCGKRDHPSNIYKVEGGCITKLEQFLADHLLVIGAVGIGVACLQVCGMVFTSCLYRRIKMDPY, from the exons ATGTCTGCGGTTTATAAAGATGACCAGGAGGACTGGCTGACAGTGTGTCTCAAGTACCTGCTCTTTGTTTTCAACTTTCTCTTCTGG GTGGGTGGAGCAGCTGTTTTGGGTGTAGGAGTCTGGACACTAGTGGAGAAGAGTGACTACTTGAGTCTGCTGGCCTCCAGCACTTTTGCAGTCTCAGCGTATATCCTCATCCTGGCCGGCAGCCTGGTGGTGGTTACAGGCTTCTTGGGCTGTTGTGCTGTCATCCGGGAGCAGAAAAGCTGTCTGTCCACG TATTTCTTCTGCCTGCTGTTGATCTTCTTGATAGAACTGGTGGCTGGAGTGCTGGCTTATGTCTATTACCAGAGG CTGAGTGAAGAGCTGAAGCAGCATCTCAACCAGACTATGAGCGAAAACTACGCCCAGCCAGGGAGGGAGGCCATCACATTAGCCGTGGACAGACTACAACAGGAC TTCAAGTGCTGCGGCAGCAACAACTCCCATGATTGGATGGCGAGTGTGTATATTTCATCAAAGCAGGCAGAAGGCAGGATGGTGCCCGACAGCTGCTGTAAGACCATCACCCCTCACTGTGGCAAGAGGGACCACCCCTCCAACATCTACAAGGTGGAG GGTGGATGCATCACTAAGCTGGAGCAGTTTCTGGCGGACCACCTGTTGGTGATAGGTGCTGTGGGAATAGGAGTGGCCTGTCTGCAG GTCTGTGGGATGGTTTTCACCAGCTGCTTGTACAGAAGGATCAAGATGGACCCTTACTGA
- the LOC121961368 gene encoding E3 ubiquitin-protein ligase TRIM7-like produces the protein MATCSSLLSEEKFLCSVCLDVFTEPVSTPCGHNFCSLCIHHYWDSRGIYQCPLCKTTFSPKPELKVNTVVSELVAEFKMLTQGKASTPDPPLPVTTDVLCDICQNLQEKKAVKSCLTCLASFCEVHLEPHHRVASFKSHTLTDPVNNLEDRMCRNHNKLTELYCRTDQACICVLCFKTDHKSHNVIPLEEEYEAVMAKTDETMANIQKMIQSRSEKITEIENSLDISQREAEEEKEASVQVFTDLISSIQRCQAELIAVIEERHRATKQKAEGLLTELRMEVAELESRSSQLKQLSESEDHHHFLQSFPTLCSPLNKDWTNVCVHSDLSFEAVRGAVSPLKEKVDEIMEKFPEIKMKRMREHAVDLTFDPETANYSLVISQNGKRVVCAGTVQHLPDNPKRFEFSPEVLAKEGFRTGKFYYEVQVKGKIAWVLGVVRESVKRKQNTALSVENGYWAIGLDEGIYCAYATPREQITFKEELEKVGIFVDYNEGIVSFYDVNSKAHMYSFTGCHFTEKIYPYFCPQCYMDGANSAPLIITSVPQTH, from the coding sequence ATGGCAACCTGCAGCAGTCTGCTGTCAGAGGAGAAGTTCCTTTGTTCGGTCTGTCTGGACGTTTTCACTGAGCCAGTCTCAACACCATGTGGACACAACTTCTGTAGTTTGTGTATCCATCACTACTGGGACAGCAGGGGCATTTACCAGTGTCCATTATGCAAAACTACATTTTCTCCAAAACCTGAACTGAAAGTAAACACTGTCGTGTCTGAGTTAGTTGCTGAGTTTAAGATGTTAACTCAAGGTAAAGCTTCAACTCCAGATCCACCACTTCCTGTAACAACAGACGTTCTTTGTGATATCTGTCagaatttacaggaaaaaaaagctgttaaatcCTGTCTGACGTGTCTAGCATCTTTCTGTGAGGTGCACCTCGAGCCACATCACAGAGTTGCTTCTTTTAAGAGCCACACATTAACAGACCCTGTGAATAATCTTGAGGACAGAATGTGCAGGAACCACAACAAGTTAACAGAACTGTACTGCAGGACTGACCAGGCCTGTATTTGTGTCTTGTGCTTCAAAACTGATCACAAGAGTCACAATGTCATCCCGCTTGAGGAAGAATATGAAGCAGTGATGGCCAAAACAGATGAGACGATGGCAAATATCCAAAAGATGATACAGTCACGGTCTGAGAAGATAACTGAGATTGAAAACTCACTTGACATCAGCCAGAGAGAagctgaggaggagaaagaagccAGTGTGCAGGTCTTCACTGACCTGATCAGCTCCATCCAGAGATGCCAGGCCGAGCTCATCGCGGTGATCGAGGAGAGGCATAGAGCAACAAAGCAAAAGGCCGAAGGTCTACTTACAGAACTGAGGATGGAGGTCGCTGAGCTGGAGAGCAGAAGCAGCCAGCTGAAGCAGCTGTCGGAGTCTGAGGATCACCATCATTTCCTCCAGAGCTTCCCGACGCTGTGCTCTCCTTTAAACAAAGACTGGACCAACGTTTGCGTTCACAGCGATCTGTCTTTTGAGGCAGTGAGAGGTGCTGTGAGTCCGCTGAAAGAAAAAGTTGATGAAATAATGGAGAAGTTTCCTGAGATTAAAATGAAGAGAATGAGAGAACATGCAGTGGACTTGACTTTTGACCCTGAAACAGCAAATTACTCACTTGTCATAAGCCAAAATGGAAAACGCGTGGTCTGTGCAGGCACAGTGCAGCATCTTCCCGACAATCCAAAGAGATTTGAATTTAGTCCAGAAGTTTTGGCAAAGGAGGGCTTCAGAACAGGGAAGTTTTACTATGAAGTTCAAGTGAAAGGAAAGATTGCGTGGGTTCTTGGAGTGGTCAGAGAGTCTGTTAAGAGAAAACAGAACACAGCTTTGTCAGTTGAAAATGGTTACTGGGCCATTGGGCTTGATGAGGGTATATACTGTGCATACGCAACACCAAGAGAACAAATCACATTCAAGGAAGAGCTTGAGAAGGTGGGCATCTTTGTGGACTACAATGAGGGAATAGTTTCTTTCTATGATGTGAATTCTAAAGCACATATGTATTCTTTCACTGGCTGCCACTTTACAGAGAAAATCTATCCATACTTCTGCCCTCAATGTTATATGGATGGAGCAAACTCTGCCCCTCTCATCATTACCTCTGTACCTCAAACACACTGA